A segment of the Crassostrea angulata isolate pt1a10 chromosome 10, ASM2561291v2, whole genome shotgun sequence genome:
aaagatatttttacattcgtcttttaaaatattgtctCCCTACTTTAAAGCCGTTATAAGATTTATCCATTCCTACCTACATTgtaattaacaaagtacagtaacaAATGTTATGTACAATAGTTCAGGTATGTTCTATTTTACATCGAAGAATAAATGCCTTTAACTGCACAAAGTACAACCTATCGAATGTATTGAGTTCCTCTGTTCAAAGTATAAACTGACTAATTATGATTTACCACTTTTTCGACCTCCTGTTTATTACTACACGATTGTTCATTTCCTTCCTCTGCTGATACAGTTAGGTATTCCTCCTCTCCCTCTACATGGCAAAACACAATGGGTATATTGTCTCTATTAATCCATATCTTTAAAGGATTTGGGATGTCCCACTTTGGAGAAGATCCTGTCTGTAGCTTACCGTCGTAAAATTCGTTTGAGGGAAATTCACATATCCCTGGATgctgtaaattattttgtatatgtaaaatttaactaaatacaaACCTTGAAAAGCTTCACTACAGTCAGAATTTTAGCCAATCATTATACCTACCATACGGTATTGAATTTGTAACATCTTGGCTCGATCCGAGTATCTCTCAAAAAGAGATTTTTCAAGACCGAGTTCTGCAGCGTAGTTTGACTTTAAGACTGGCCGTAACTGTTTATGGTCTCCAATCAAAACTACTTGTTGAGCTTTCGTAGCAATGATGGCTGCAATGCTTTCTGGTTCAGTGCACATCCCAGCTTCGTCTATAATCAACTGCTGAATGCGTCCAGACGTTGCTTTTATAAATCTAGGACTGGTAGCAACTGCAGTGGTACAGAAGATCACACTATGTTGTTTCAATTCCTCTTGAGATGCTTCGCTAATTATTCTTCTGTACTTTTTCAAATCATCCAACGTTGGTTCATACTGTCCATCGTTGTACTTTTGAAACAATTCATCGAATTTCCGTATTTTCTCTGCATACGGTTTATCTTTTAATCGTATCAATCTGTGAACGGATATGCCCTCCAGTTGGGGGTCTGGTTTTGCTTCTCTTGTCGATGCTCTTTTTGAGAAATACTTACCAAGAGTTGGAAAGTCCTTGTTTTCCAAGGAATTTCCATAAATCCGAACAATATCGGGACATTCATTTCCGTATTTCAGATGCATCCATCCTGCAACGAAACGTGTGAATTATAATTCTTTGATATGTACAGCTTAAAGCTTAACAAGACCCATGTATTGGTCACAAAAGATCCTGTAGCACTAGAACAAACTACTTTAGATCCTCTCGTGTAAGAATTTCCAAACGGGttctatataatttttgacTAATCATTAGATAAGAGAAAATGACCACCGTTTCAGCTACTATAGAATTACTagaatccagtggatgaaattttcgtggatttttttttcatatgtttttaGGAAGATACCAGTGTGCATTTGCTAATGAAGTTAAAATACATAATGTGTAATTCATAACTTAAAGAGAATGtatgctgggttttttttcaatttgaactaaaataggaaaaagtaaaattattagaATTAACGACATTTCCTTTCTCACAGATAACCAATGCCACGTGGTCGAGATTGGTTAagttgtatataaatataaaaaagtttcAAGCCGAAGAGCGAAGACaaagaaaaggattttttatcTGTGTTATATCATGATCAGTAGCACCTACTAGATATCTCATTCAAAACGGAACTTACTGGCCACCAGGTCAACTGATTTATTGTTTGGTCCACAGAACACCAACTGCATCTTAGCATGCCCCTCTTCTTGCATCCTGCTGTTTATTTTGTCAAACAGGTACACGAGTTTTGTACCTGTGTATGTCTTACCAGTACCTTGAAGTATATTAAAGCAAGGAATTAATAACACTATAGATTTTTGTAAAGATTCGATAGAGCATAATAAATGCTTCCAGATTGTAATGTGCAGTTGTGTTGTCGTTGTATTTATTCATATGAATAAGACCAAAATAACAgatttataagtacatgtatatttatcaaaagtatAACACCTTTAAATAAGTAGGTTTGTTAATTACCCGGGGGTCCATGAATGAGAGTAAATGTGGCGGTCAAAGCTTTTTTGATGGCGTTCTTCTGGTATTCGTTGTTGCTGACAATGTTTGGGAGGTTCACTTCCACATTCATTCGTTTTGCTATTCCCATGTACCAGGAATCTACATAAACATCGTCATGTGTCGTTAATAATAGggaaacaaatgtttaaaataactaTTTTAGCGATAGTTGTAAATGCTTTAATGGCGTTGAAGTTTAGAAAAGTACGTTATTGGTATCGACAAATAATAGGGTCAATATGGTTCTTCCAATGCTAAGGTGCATTTACTGTGATGTTTTTGCACTGAAATTGAAATTTCAGTTATTCGGGTTTGGGGGTGGACAGGTCTtctgtcttttttaaaataaatcaacaaaactTATTCtatcaaaaatacaaaataaaaccgCTTTGCTATCAATTTGACAGCTTTCCTCTTAaatagttttcaagatattgttcagataattcttataaattttgaaaataatgaccAAAACAAATTGGTGAATGGTGTAAAATATTAGATTTTGCATAAATTAAGTTAGATTTAGAATAAACTTGGAGCTTTATTgacttttataaaacatttgctATGTATGCCAATCTTTGTTGATAAGTTTGATATACAATATTGGTAAACGTATTCGGGACAAAATATCCGATTGCACAAGTTTGGTCTACATTTAAAGCGTACAGTTTTTTAAGTAAATTGATAGAAAGCAACGGGACATTTCTCCTTAAAAACCTTCTGCCACAAAATAAAGTACCTTGCTTAAGTTAATCTAATTTACGTTAGATAAgtactcaaaatattttttgggcATTGTCAAatctaaatatacattttatattaatgtatattgaACATTTTCAGACTGTGGTGAACACAGATATCTGTTGTAAACTTAGAAATGAACCTTTTTACCACATGTTCTTACTTAATTGATTGGACCTTCCTCCATTCAATGCTATTTTCTTTGCGAGATCTGTGGATTGTCCGAGACACTTGAGTACAGCTTCTATTcgtctgaaaaaaatattatttcttaaatCTTGTTTCAATATGTTTCCCATTTTTGACatcttatttatatatagataaaatcatATGGCCATATTAATGAAATACGTACACGTCTGTTTCGGATTTTGAAATGATTTCTACTGAACAAGTTGAAGGGTTTTCTTCGTAAAGCATACCGTCACTTGGATCACAACTTGCTTCGTGaagtttaaattttactttgaatcGATTCTTGGTAGATTGTCTTTGACGGGGAGTTTGTTCAAGTGTCTCATCTTTAGGCAAGGgtttgattttttcaatatCAGTAATTTGCCCGTGAAGAATCCAGTTTAATCTATCGTCGGGGTCTAACGGTACATTTTCCCTGGCTTTGCTTGGTTTCTTGTACACATGTTCCGATTTCAAGCAAACAAAATTGTTGTTGAAGATAACCTGTTGATCCGAGTCATCTTCTCCAAATATTATAAAGTCTTCCGTCATTCTACTAAAGTCTATATCACGCTGGTCACAAAACCTCCGAGTTAAGTAAAAGTGACCATGGCGTTTGTCCGTGAACTCCACTGATACATTGTTAATTGTACACGAATCTTCATCCACTGCAGAAGTAACCGCTTCCATTTCATGCAATGGTAACCAAATTGACAAGTATTTCGTagttgtataatatatttttagtggTTTCAGAATAGAATAATCTGAAAGAAATTTTATTGGATCACGGGTATGTTGAAGGCAGTGCTTTATACTTCGAGTCATATCAAAAAGTTGCATGGTAGGTGATAAAATCCCTTTCATGGGTTCTGCTGATAGTTGAACAGTCACGATTTGCCCGCGAGAAAAAGACATACTGTACTCACATCCTTGTTTGATTATATTTCCGCTTTCTACTTCAGATGAATGATCAAGGACAGTATTTTTACAAGTTTCAACAAAATTATGTTTGTCTTCATCTAGTCCGAAATTGTCTTCAACGTGTCTCTCTGTGAGAATTTTTCTTAACTCGGAAATATTTTCCTCTACAATCATTTTCAGAATTGTTTTCCACGTTTCTTGCATTACGAATTTTGCTTTCGTATGCGGATTTATTTGCTTACAAATTGCTGCTCTAGCCTCACGTCCTAACCACCCAGCCTTTGTAACTGGTTTCCCAGTAACATCGTATAGTCTTTGCGaccattttaatatcataaggtCGTCTTTTTCTTCTTGTTTCCTGGAAACCGTTGGTTTTTCGGATAAGTGAAGAAGGTTGAGAGGAACATCCCTGCAGTACACTGGTAATCGTCGCAATCCAGGAATAATGATTGAAACAGATTTTTCTGTAAATTCTTTCACAAATCCATGCACTATTTGTGGTGTCTTTTTCAGCTGAAATCCCCAAGACATTAATTGACACTGCTTTTGGAACTTTCTTGCTCTACGTATCGTACTGTTGAACCTTCCACAAAGGTCATGAACTTCGTCCGGTGAATATGGACACTCTCTTTGTTCTAAAGCTGCATGAATCAATCTATTTATAATCAAATCAGGATATCTTCTTATTGGCGATGTAAAATGCACATACAAAGTCATTctcaaagaaaaatgaaatatattttcattttcacatgTGCCAGTACATTTGTAAACAGCTGTTTCCTGAAAAGACGTCCATTCATCTAATGCCAAGCACTGTAATGGATGAAGTTCATCAGTACCGATTATCCTGGTGGCTGCTTTCATGTCATTTTTGTTGGTACACTCCAACAGACTTTCCCAAACCCATTTTTGGAAAGGCATGACATGTCTATATCTGATTGGTTTTTGTATTTGGTGTAGTCCAATTTTGAATTCGCGCTTTGGTTCAACTTCTTGTAATTTAAGCACCATGTTAACAATTGGGTTATTTTGTTCGATCCATTTATTCACCATTTCCTCTGATGGCGCTTCTTGACAACGCACAGGGAGAACGTCTGGAAATACTCCCCACAAATATTGTGCGATACATCTATTCGCCAAAATCATGAATTCCTCCACCAGGTAATGAGCTTCTTTTGTATTGAGGACAGAACTCTGTGTGTCGTTTAGCTTCGTCTCGACGGGAAAAGCAAACATAGCATCTCTTATTCGTTTTCTTCGGAATTTTTTTGCTATCTTAAACAAAAGCAAGATACGTTTATCAAACTCTCCAGTTGAGCAATCGCCGTCGATAATTTTCTGTACTTCTTCATAGGTAAACTGCTGGACAGATTTGACTGTAGTTTTCTTTACTTCAAATGCCTTAAAATCAAATTCTTCTTTGCCTAATGTAAATAGTACTGTAATTGCTGGTCTAGGTACATCAGGTATCAGACTACATATGTCAGTGCTAAATGGTTCGGGTAACATATGGTATGGCTTTATCCCTTGCCCTGGATAAAATGTACATGTCCTCTCTTGAGCCTCCAAATCTATTGCATCGTTTTTATGAATGGCAGCTCCTACATCAGCGATGTGAACGccaatttgataattttcatcAGATGTTTCAATGCTCAATGCGTCATCGAGATCCTGAGAACCAAATGGGTCGATTGTGAAAACTTTCAAATCCGTTAAGTCGTTCCTGTCCTTTTTACGTTTTACTTTTTCCAGGCTAAATTTGCGTACTGTTCTTTCGGTTTCGATTACGGTATCTTTGCGGTAGAATTTCGGTACATGGTGTTGAAGTCGGAGGTTTTGTAACGCGGATGAGGGGGTCTCCTctatttttataacattaatGACTGCGGCCAAAGGGTAAGGGTAAAAATCAGTCCATCTGATGAACACAACTTGAAACGTAAAGCTCTTAATGACTCTTGGGTCAATCTGAAATGGATAATGAAAATTGAGGCGCGTAGACTGTGGATCATATTTGTGGACAAGGATGAAGTTTGGATTTTTGAAATCGTGAATGATGTTAAGCTTTGGAACAGCTCTACACACGGGTCGCATTAGAAAGTTGGAAGTGTCATCAAGAACGCACACAAACACCGGGTGTTTCATATCCTCGGTCCTATTTCTTTCGAACACGCCGACCACTTTTCCATACACTTTGTGTAACTTGTTGTTTCTGTTGATGTCTCTCTTGTATCGGTCAATAAACTGTTTTGTGTACTTTTCGTAATTGTAGACTTCGACCAACACTATGTCCCCATTAAATGTCCTCCCTGCTTTTGATCTTCCCGATATCTGAATTTCTTCTAATCCATCAACGTCTGGTATATCCAAAACCTTACACGTGGACTCGTGGGCATTTTGAACAGTAAACTTACAACGTTTATACCGGTGAGGTTCATTTTTCAATGTCTCCTCCAAGTGTTCTTTTGGAATCATTTCCTCGTAGAAAGTTTCCTCTTTTTCATTGTCTTGAAAGTCGTCTTCATTTGCAAGTTCCAAACCATGCTGCATGATATCGTCTTGTAGAGTTCTAGAATATTCGCTGTTGTCGTCATTGCTGTAAAGAAGACGACTTTGTTCATATCTAGTTGACGTAAATTCGCTATCCAGTTCTTCAAAGTATTCCTTTGAGTTCTCAGACAATTCAATTTCCAGTGGTTCACGATGTTCAAAGTCCGTTTCGGATACAGCATCTGTGTCGTCGGGGACATCGCTATCAGAGTTACTGAAAGCGTTGGTTGCGTTGGAAAATATGGACCCCGAGCTACCGCGGGAGAGGGCTGGAGATCGAAACTGACCGGACTGTCTTCGTCTAAATGTAGAACTTAGTGTTGAACTGCTGCCTACAAATTGTTTCAAAACAATGATTCTACAATAGACATGATTAgcgaaaaaaaagtttaaagtcaAAACCATTCAATTTCAAATTGGAAACTTATGCATTTTTGCACAATTTTTGCATGTAcacttttgtttatattaccTGTATTTActactcatattttttttattcgattAATCTTGTATTTTTAATAGTTTAACCTAATTTCAATGATCATGTCTACTTAATCGATTAAATGTTGTCAAAGCTACGGGtatctttaaataaatcatGAGACTCACTTTTGCCAACTGCTTAACCATCTCAAAACTATAGATGAACGCGTTTTATTCATAATCTATGACTCTTAATCTTTGACGAAAAGATTATGTAGCTAAACCTATAACGTTTACATTTGGGATAGAAACTAAAATGTTTACTCTACTCAAGTCTGCCTAAATTTCCTTTTTGTGTATCTGCATAATTTGTCACTTGATACTTGATAATAATCGCCTATGATAttgatcttttaaaaattatactgcataatatgataaaggtctGATATGCCAATTTATTCAGACCGTAGATACGTGATTTAAACCCTTTCATTGGtgacaaagaaatatttttaaatgtgacTCTTATTTAGGTTAAGTGCTGCACTATATCAGGTTtaaataaagagagagagagagagagagagagagagagagagagagagagagagagagagagagagagagagagagagagagagagagaatttatcTTGCAGATCCTATAGCCAGTATTTTCTTATATGTCTATATTAAAGTTTTTAATAATATGCAATACTAAATTATATTTAACAACAGTCGTATTTGTAATAAATGAAGATACCATACTTTATTCGCAGAAATGAGcttgatttcattttcaaaacagtTGACTGATTGATTGgcgaaaatattcaaaatgtacTAAGAcgtttattaaacaaaaaattgtaaccaggaaataaattgaaataaaaatagggACATTCCAATTGTCATGGCCAACCTACAAAACAAGGTTATATTGACTGTCGATAACAGCCCTGCTAGGATACTTGTCAGTAAGTGTATATGGTCTACCAACCGACTGctgtattttgttgtttatttcaaacGTTGTCCTTCTTTTTATTATctctttttttaagaaataaagagcaagttaaaaagttcacgaGATATAAaagtggcgacattgcagaaaaatacataacccgcgttaccgggtcatgtaatttttttctgcaatgatcgctaccttcataaccctcatgaatcatcaaagaaagcatttat
Coding sequences within it:
- the LOC128167286 gene encoding helicase with zinc finger domain 2-like, whose protein sequence is MPGKRRRDFKGNYRQGSSSTLSSTFRRRQSGQFRSPALSRGSSGSIFSNATNAFSNSDSDVPDDTDAVSETDFEHREPLEIELSENSKEYFEELDSEFTSTRYEQSRLLYSNDDNSEYSRTLQDDIMQHGLELANEDDFQDNEKEETFYEEMIPKEHLEETLKNEPHRYKRCKFTVQNAHESTCKVLDIPDVDGLEEIQISGRSKAGRTFNGDIVLVEVYNYEKYTKQFIDRYKRDINRNNKLHKVYGKVVGVFERNRTEDMKHPVFVCVLDDTSNFLMRPVCRAVPKLNIIHDFKNPNFILVHKYDPQSTRLNFHYPFQIDPRVIKSFTFQVVFIRWTDFYPYPLAAVINVIKIEETPSSALQNLRLQHHVPKFYRKDTVIETERTVRKFSLEKVKRKKDRNDLTDLKVFTIDPFGSQDLDDALSIETSDENYQIGVHIADVGAAIHKNDAIDLEAQERTCTFYPGQGIKPYHMLPEPFSTDICSLIPDVPRPAITVLFTLGKEEFDFKAFEVKKTTVKSVQQFTYEEVQKIIDGDCSTGEFDKRILLLFKIAKKFRRKRIRDAMFAFPVETKLNDTQSSVLNTKEAHYLVEEFMILANRCIAQYLWGVFPDVLPVRCQEAPSEEMVNKWIEQNNPIVNMVLKLQEVEPKREFKIGLHQIQKPIRYRHVMPFQKWVWESLLECTNKNDMKAATRIIGTDELHPLQCLALDEWTSFQETAVYKCTGTCENENIFHFSLRMTLYVHFTSPIRRYPDLIINRLIHAALEQRECPYSPDEVHDLCGRFNSTIRRARKFQKQCQLMSWGFQLKKTPQIVHGFVKEFTEKSVSIIIPGLRRLPVYCRDVPLNLLHLSEKPTVSRKQEEKDDLMILKWSQRLYDVTGKPVTKAGWLGREARAAICKQINPHTKAKFVMQETWKTILKMIVEENISELRKILTERHVEDNFGLDEDKHNFVETCKNTVLDHSSEVESGNIIKQGCEYSMSFSRGQIVTVQLSAEPMKGILSPTMQLFDMTRSIKHCLQHTRDPIKFLSDYSILKPLKIYYTTTKYLSIWLPLHEMEAVTSAVDEDSCTINNVSVEFTDKRHGHFYLTRRFCDQRDIDFSRMTEDFIIFGEDDSDQQVIFNNNFVCLKSEHVYKKPSKARENVPLDPDDRLNWILHGQITDIEKIKPLPKDETLEQTPRQRQSTKNRFKVKFKLHEASCDPSDGMLYEENPSTCSVEIISKSETDVRIEAVLKCLGQSTDLAKKIALNGGRSNQLNSWYMGIAKRMNVEVNLPNIVSNNEYQKNAIKKALTATFTLIHGPPGTGKTYTGTKLVYLFDKINSRMQEEGHAKMQLVFCGPNNKSVDLVARWMHLKYGNECPDIVRIYGNSLENKDFPTLGKYFSKRASTREAKPDPQLEGISVHRLIRLKDKPYAEKIRKFDELFQKYNDGQYEPTLDDLKKYRRIISEASQEELKQHSVIFCTTAVATSPRFIKATSGRIQQLIIDEAGMCTEPESIAAIIATKAQQVVLIGDHKQLRPVLKSNYAAELGLEKSLFERYSDRAKMLQIQYRMHPGICEFPSNEFYDGKLQTGSSPKWDIPNPLKIWINRDNIPIVFCHVEGEEEYLTVSAEEGNEQSCSNKQEVEKVVKILKHLIEHEGLDLSDKENLNIMSQYNAQCHQIRLAVSDIAENVNVNTVVASQGGEWNYVIFSTVRSLPRYRIEKKPTLGWCKKSLGFISDEHQINVALTRARRGLIIIGNKYLLSSDPVWKNLIYHYARLGCVVEDYEEFPRSSSNHKVPGGSMYLQSKTASNSKKFSDNRVPKRKTIKHQPTKETEEAFYRGTDQEEEMHQRQLQKEELLYSRD